One Bacteroidota bacterium DNA segment encodes these proteins:
- a CDS encoding type I restriction endonuclease subunit R yields the protein MSMLTEKAFEENIEHWLLTEGGWKALPESGYDKKLALFPDVVFEFLEATQSKALAKLAKIHGTQLRPRLLSRLSEVAAREGILSVLRNGFSEYGIGFRLAYFAPETNLNPETLALYAANHLGLTRQLHYSEANHNSIDLVFSLNGIPLATAELKNLFTGQGTAEAQKQYMTDRDPAEPLLRFGNRTLVHFAVDAEQVFMTTRLNRADTVYLPFNRGYQLGAGNPPAEGDYRTAYLWNEVLERHSFMDIAGKFLMQKRSTSRNKLTQAGDILFPRYHQLDAVRRITAHVRTHGAGQHYLIQHSAGSGKSNSIAWLAYRLSTLHNAANQKCFDTVVVITDRNVLDQQLQETIESFDHTKGTLRIIDKDSAQLADALMAKAKVVVTTLQKFPHILDKVSELGSNRFAIIIDEAHSSQGGKASNTMKRALGEAAVFGDDDPEEEDVQDELLRTMQARGKQTNMSLFAFTATPKARTLEVFGTTDYMPAETDENGRIKPHPFHLYSMRQAIEERFILDVLTHYTTYSTFYRLAKKIEEDPELNPRKAQSAILNYVSLHPHNIQQKTEIMIEHFRSSVQHLIGGKAKAMLVTQSREHAYRYFMAFGDLLRQKGITDMDVLVAFSGKLATHDYPEGITEAEINGFGEKQLPEQFAGEKYKLLIVADKYQTGFDQPLLHTMYVDKALSGVKAVQTLSRLNRTHPGKENTFVLDFRNTRDDILAAFQPYYELTTVEELTDPNLLFDLRQRLDSMGIYRDEEVEAFAGLFFSAGRSTRDQSKLYAFLQPATDRYVQLSDDEKNIFKRMLRQWSSLYAFLAQIIPFNQPALERFYVFAQYLHSVLPGRSNAENVRVADKIALQYFRIRKQNEGAIELEKGSTGELRAQTGTGTASGTDRRAALSEIIQAVNARFGINLSENDSLFLEQNQNNLRHDQELQQQALSNSEANFGISFNEKFRESLAGGIEANQQFVNMLFENKEVMNMVMLAMMKETYAFFRGRGIS from the coding sequence ATGAGTATGCTCACCGAAAAAGCATTTGAAGAAAACATTGAGCACTGGCTGCTTACCGAGGGCGGCTGGAAAGCCCTGCCCGAAAGCGGTTACGATAAAAAGCTGGCGCTTTTTCCCGATGTGGTTTTTGAATTTCTGGAAGCCACGCAGTCTAAAGCCTTAGCCAAGTTGGCCAAAATACACGGCACACAGTTGCGTCCGCGCTTGCTGAGCCGTCTAAGCGAAGTAGCAGCGCGCGAGGGCATACTCAGCGTGCTGCGCAACGGATTTTCCGAATACGGCATAGGTTTCCGGCTGGCCTATTTTGCGCCCGAAACCAATCTCAATCCCGAAACGCTTGCCCTGTATGCGGCCAACCACCTCGGGCTTACCCGGCAGCTGCATTACAGCGAGGCCAACCACAATTCCATTGATCTTGTGTTCAGCCTCAACGGCATTCCCTTAGCCACCGCCGAACTCAAAAACCTGTTTACCGGTCAGGGCACCGCAGAGGCGCAAAAGCAGTACATGACAGACCGCGACCCGGCCGAGCCGCTGCTGCGGTTTGGCAACCGTACTTTGGTACATTTTGCGGTGGATGCCGAGCAGGTGTTTATGACCACGCGCCTCAACCGCGCCGATACCGTGTATCTGCCTTTTAACCGCGGCTACCAGCTGGGAGCGGGCAATCCGCCGGCAGAAGGCGATTACCGCACGGCTTACCTTTGGAATGAAGTGCTGGAGCGGCACAGCTTTATGGATATTGCCGGCAAGTTTCTGATGCAGAAACGCAGCACAAGCCGCAACAAGCTCACCCAGGCGGGCGATATACTTTTTCCGCGTTACCACCAGCTTGATGCCGTGCGCCGCATTACGGCTCATGTGCGCACGCATGGGGCGGGGCAGCATTACCTCATTCAGCATTCGGCCGGATCGGGCAAAAGCAATTCAATTGCCTGGCTTGCCTACCGCCTGAGCACACTGCACAACGCCGCCAATCAGAAATGCTTTGATACGGTGGTGGTGATTACCGACCGCAACGTGCTCGACCAGCAGTTGCAGGAAACCATCGAAAGTTTTGATCACACCAAAGGCACGCTGCGGATTATCGACAAAGACAGTGCGCAACTGGCCGATGCACTTATGGCAAAGGCCAAAGTAGTGGTGACAACCCTGCAAAAGTTTCCGCACATACTCGATAAAGTAAGTGAACTCGGCTCAAACCGCTTTGCCATTATTATCGATGAGGCGCACAGCAGTCAGGGCGGCAAAGCCAGCAACACCATGAAACGTGCGCTGGGCGAAGCGGCGGTATTTGGCGACGACGATCCTGAGGAGGAAGATGTGCAGGACGAACTTTTGCGCACCATGCAGGCGCGGGGCAAACAAACCAACATGAGTTTATTTGCCTTTACCGCCACACCCAAAGCCCGCACGCTCGAAGTATTCGGCACCACCGATTACATGCCTGCCGAAACCGACGAAAACGGGCGCATCAAACCGCATCCGTTTCATCTTTATTCGATGCGGCAAGCCATTGAAGAGCGGTTTATTCTTGATGTGCTTACGCATTATACGACCTACAGCACATTTTACCGGCTTGCCAAAAAAATTGAGGAAGACCCTGAACTGAATCCCCGCAAGGCGCAGTCGGCCATACTCAATTATGTATCGCTGCATCCGCACAACATTCAGCAGAAAACCGAAATCATGATTGAGCATTTCCGCTCATCGGTTCAGCACCTTATTGGCGGCAAGGCCAAGGCCATGCTGGTTACGCAAAGCCGCGAGCATGCCTACCGGTATTTTATGGCATTCGGTGACCTGCTTAGGCAAAAAGGCATTACTGATATGGATGTGCTGGTGGCATTCTCCGGCAAGTTAGCCACACACGATTATCCCGAAGGCATTACCGAAGCCGAAATCAACGGATTTGGCGAAAAGCAGTTGCCCGAACAGTTTGCTGGTGAAAAATACAAACTGCTCATTGTGGCCGATAAATACCAGACCGGTTTTGATCAGCCCCTGCTGCACACCATGTATGTGGACAAGGCGCTGAGCGGTGTAAAGGCCGTGCAAACACTTTCGCGGCTCAACCGCACGCATCCCGGCAAAGAGAATACGTTTGTGCTCGACTTCCGCAACACGCGCGATGATATACTGGCTGCGTTTCAGCCTTACTATGAGCTCACCACAGTAGAAGAACTCACCGATCCGAATTTGCTGTTTGATCTCCGTCAACGGCTCGACAGCATGGGCATTTACCGCGATGAAGAGGTGGAAGCCTTTGCCGGGTTGTTTTTCTCCGCTGGCCGCAGTACACGCGATCAGTCGAAGCTTTATGCCTTTTTGCAGCCCGCCACCGACCGCTATGTCCAATTGAGCGACGACGAGAAAAACATATTTAAGCGAATGCTGCGGCAGTGGTCGAGCCTGTATGCTTTTCTGGCGCAGATTATACCATTCAATCAGCCGGCACTTGAGCGCTTTTACGTGTTTGCGCAATACCTGCACAGCGTATTACCCGGACGCAGCAATGCCGAAAACGTGCGCGTGGCCGATAAAATTGCGCTGCAGTATTTCCGCATCCGCAAGCAAAACGAAGGGGCTATCGAACTCGAAAAAGGCAGCACCGGCGAGCTTCGCGCACAAACCGGCACCGGCACAGCATCCGGCACCGACCGCCGCGCAGCCCTATCGGAAATTATCCAGGCCGTAAATGCCCGTTTCGGCATAAACCTGAGCGAAAACGACAGCCTTTTTCTGGAACAAAACCAAAACAACCTGCGCCACGACCAAGAGCTGCAGCAACAGGCGCTCAGTAATTCGGAAGCCAATTTCGGCATCAGTTTCAACGAAAAATTCCGCGAGTCGCTTGCGGGGGGCATAGAAGCCAATCAGCAGTTTGTAAATATGCTCTTTGAGAATAAGGAGGTGATGAATATGGTTATGCTGGCGATGATGAAGGAGACGTATGCGTTTTTCAGGGGGCGGGGGATTTCGTAA
- a CDS encoding restriction endonuclease subunit S, whose product MKRYKKYKDSGVEWIGEIPEHWEVKRLKYIGDTIIGIVYSPDDICDESEGKLVLRSSNIQNGKIDLSDNVFVKKEIGEKHITRIGDILICVRNGSRDLVGKNALIDKYSENQTFGAFMSIFRSELSDFVYWFFNSEIFKAQSGLFSTSTINQLTNETLNSMRIACPFDSDEQNQIIRFLNCKSELIDSLIYHKQKLITLLREERTALINQAVTRGINPKAKRKDSGVEWLGEIPAHWEMKRLKYLVEKVTGGGTPSTDVSEYWNGPIPWVSPKDMKVIKEIYDSQDKLTELAVKESSAVLIETRSVLIVVRSGILKHSLPIAINEVPVTLNQDMKSILPNNLISVDYLFYLLKGLSNEILSYCNKIGATVDSIDLEIFLNFSIPFCSLKEQNEIICYIQTKTTQIDQTITRIEREIELLQEYRTALISEVVTGKICVV is encoded by the coding sequence ATGAAACGGTATAAAAAATACAAAGACTCAGGTGTAGAGTGGATTGGGGAAATTCCCGAACATTGGGAGGTGAAACGGTTGAAGTATATTGGAGATACAATAATTGGTATTGTATATTCTCCAGATGATATTTGTGACGAATCAGAAGGTAAACTTGTACTAAGATCTTCTAATATTCAAAATGGGAAAATTGATTTAAGTGATAATGTCTTTGTAAAAAAAGAAATAGGTGAAAAGCATATTACCAGAATTGGTGACATCTTAATTTGTGTACGTAATGGTAGCAGAGACCTCGTCGGTAAAAATGCACTTATCGATAAATATTCCGAAAATCAAACGTTTGGAGCTTTCATGTCTATTTTTAGAAGTGAATTATCTGACTTTGTTTATTGGTTTTTCAACTCTGAAATTTTCAAGGCTCAATCCGGATTATTTTCTACATCGACAATAAATCAACTCACAAATGAAACCTTAAACTCAATGAGAATTGCTTGCCCATTTGATTCGGACGAGCAAAATCAGATAATAAGGTTTCTAAATTGTAAATCAGAACTAATTGATTCTTTAATTTATCACAAACAAAAACTCATTACCCTGCTGCGCGAAGAGCGCACCGCCCTCATTAACCAGGCGGTAACCCGTGGCATAAACCCCAAAGCCAAACGCAAAGACTCAGGTGTGGAATGGCTGGGTGAAATTCCGGCGCATTGGGAGATGAAGAGGTTGAAGTATCTAGTTGAAAAAGTTACAGGAGGAGGAACCCCATCAACTGACGTTTCTGAATATTGGAATGGACCAATTCCTTGGGTATCCCCCAAAGACATGAAGGTCATTAAAGAGATTTATGATTCACAAGACAAGTTGACAGAACTAGCAGTCAAAGAGTCTTCCGCAGTATTAATTGAAACCAGGAGTGTGTTAATTGTTGTAAGATCTGGTATTCTGAAGCATTCATTACCAATTGCAATTAACGAAGTTCCCGTGACGTTAAATCAAGATATGAAATCAATTTTACCAAATAATTTGATTTCAGTCGATTACTTGTTTTACCTACTAAAAGGGCTTAGTAACGAAATATTAAGTTATTGTAATAAGATCGGGGCAACAGTTGATAGTATTGATTTAGAAATTTTTCTCAATTTCTCCATTCCATTTTGTTCTTTGAAGGAACAAAATGAAATTATTTGTTACATCCAAACCAAAACCACCCAAATAGACCAAACCATTACCCGCATCGAACGCGAAATAGAATTACTGCAGGAATACCGCACTGCCCTCATCAGTGAAGTAGTAACCGGTAAAATCTGTGTAGTATAA